Proteins from a genomic interval of Massilia sp. KIM:
- a CDS encoding ribonucleoside-diphosphate reductase subunit alpha, protein MQTAQDISINPHVTPGTTATGATPAEIVARGDYRVIRRNGAVVAFEPNKISVAMTKAFLAVAGGQGAVSARIRELVEQLTNNVVAALVRRQPNGGTFHIEDVQDQVELSLMRSGEHDVAREYVLYRAKRMEERRAAKEAAGGNAVQAPQIHVVDGGERRPLDMNVVAGLINAACAGLEKHVDADAIVSETLKNLYDGVPLEELHKSAILAARALMEKDPAYSQVTARILLHTIRKEVFGKEVPQAGAAAEYITYFPQYIAKGIQHELLDEELGKFDLERLAKAIVADRDLQFGYIGLQTLYDRYFLHVRDVRIEMPQAFYMRVAMGLALREADREARAIEFYNLLSSFDFMSSTPTLFNSGTRRSQLSSCYLTTVSDDLEGIYDAIKENALLSKFAGGLGNDWTPVRALGSRIKGTNGRSQGVVPFLKVVNDTAVAVNQGGKRKGAVCAYLETWHLDIEEFLDLRKNTGDDRRRTHDMNTANWIPDLFMKRVMEKGTWTLFSPSETPDLHDLTGKAFEKAYVAYEAKAERGEMGVFKKIEALDLWRKMLSMLFETGHPWITFKDPCNIRSPQQHVGVVHSSNLCTEITLNTSEDEIAVCNLGSVNLPQHMKGDGLDHVKLQKTIRTAMRMLDNVIDINYYAVDKARNSNLRHRPVGLGIMGHQDCLHMMRVPFASDKAVEFADKSMEAVCYYAYLASTELAEERGRYESYTGSLWDRGILPQDSIKLLAEERGGYLEQDASESMDWSVVRNRIKQFGMRNSNCVAIAPTATISNIIGVSACIEPTFQNLYVKSNLSGEFTEINAYLVRDLKARDLWDEVMIADLKYFDGSLSKIDRVPQDLRDIYATAFEVEPKWLVEAASRRQKWIDQAQSLNIYMAGASGKKLDETYKLAWLRGLKTTYYLRTIAATHMEKSTTRTGALNAVPVSGGLSAGHAAPAGAPAAANAPQASAPAASAEVVEGAACYLRPGDAGFDECEACQ, encoded by the coding sequence ATGCAAACAGCACAAGACATCTCGATCAACCCGCACGTCACCCCAGGAACGACGGCGACCGGCGCCACCCCTGCCGAGATCGTTGCGCGTGGTGATTACCGCGTCATCCGCCGTAACGGCGCGGTGGTCGCGTTCGAGCCGAACAAGATCTCGGTCGCGATGACCAAGGCCTTCCTCGCCGTCGCCGGCGGGCAGGGCGCGGTGTCGGCGCGCATCCGCGAACTGGTGGAACAGCTGACCAACAACGTGGTGGCCGCGCTGGTGCGCCGCCAGCCGAACGGCGGCACCTTCCACATCGAAGACGTGCAGGACCAGGTCGAGTTGTCGCTGATGCGTTCGGGCGAGCATGACGTCGCCCGCGAATACGTGCTGTACCGCGCCAAGCGCATGGAAGAGCGCCGCGCGGCCAAGGAAGCCGCCGGCGGCAACGCCGTCCAGGCGCCGCAGATCCACGTGGTCGACGGCGGCGAGCGCCGTCCGCTGGACATGAACGTGGTCGCCGGCCTGATCAACGCCGCCTGCGCCGGCCTGGAAAAGCATGTCGACGCCGACGCCATCGTCTCCGAGACCCTGAAGAACCTGTACGACGGCGTGCCGCTGGAAGAGCTGCACAAGTCCGCCATCCTGGCCGCCCGCGCGCTGATGGAAAAGGACCCGGCCTACAGCCAGGTGACCGCCCGCATCCTGCTGCACACCATCCGCAAGGAAGTCTTCGGCAAGGAAGTGCCGCAAGCCGGCGCCGCCGCCGAGTACATCACCTACTTCCCGCAGTACATCGCCAAGGGCATCCAGCACGAGCTGCTGGATGAAGAGTTGGGCAAGTTCGACCTCGAGCGCCTGGCCAAGGCCATCGTCGCCGACCGCGACCTGCAGTTCGGCTACATCGGCCTGCAGACCCTGTACGACCGCTACTTCCTGCACGTGCGCGACGTGCGCATCGAGATGCCGCAGGCCTTCTACATGCGCGTCGCGATGGGCCTGGCCCTGCGCGAAGCCGACCGCGAAGCGCGCGCCATCGAGTTCTACAACCTGCTGTCGTCCTTCGACTTCATGAGCTCGACCCCGACCCTGTTCAACTCGGGCACCCGCCGTTCGCAGCTGTCCTCGTGCTACCTGACCACCGTCAGCGACGACCTGGAAGGCATCTACGACGCGATCAAGGAAAACGCGTTGCTGTCGAAGTTCGCCGGCGGCCTGGGCAACGACTGGACCCCGGTGCGCGCGCTCGGCTCGCGCATCAAGGGCACCAACGGCCGCTCGCAGGGCGTCGTGCCCTTCCTGAAGGTGGTCAACGACACCGCCGTGGCGGTCAACCAGGGCGGCAAGCGCAAGGGCGCGGTCTGCGCCTACCTGGAAACCTGGCACCTGGACATCGAGGAATTCCTCGACCTGCGCAAGAACACCGGCGACGACCGCCGCCGCACCCACGACATGAACACCGCGAACTGGATCCCGGACCTGTTCATGAAGCGCGTGATGGAGAAGGGCACCTGGACCCTGTTCTCGCCGTCCGAGACCCCGGACCTGCACGACCTGACCGGCAAGGCCTTCGAGAAAGCCTACGTCGCCTACGAAGCCAAGGCCGAGCGCGGCGAGATGGGCGTCTTCAAGAAGATCGAGGCGCTCGATCTGTGGCGCAAGATGCTGTCGATGCTGTTCGAGACCGGCCACCCGTGGATCACCTTCAAGGATCCGTGCAACATCCGTTCGCCGCAGCAGCACGTGGGCGTGGTGCACTCGTCGAACCTGTGCACCGAGATCACCCTGAACACCAGCGAGGACGAGATCGCCGTCTGCAACCTGGGCTCGGTGAACCTGCCGCAGCACATGAAGGGCGATGGCCTGGACCACGTCAAGCTGCAGAAGACCATCCGCACCGCGATGCGCATGCTGGACAACGTCATCGACATCAACTACTACGCCGTCGACAAGGCGCGCAACTCGAACCTGCGCCACCGCCCGGTCGGCCTGGGCATCATGGGTCACCAGGACTGCCTGCACATGATGCGCGTGCCGTTTGCCTCGGACAAGGCCGTCGAGTTCGCGGACAAGTCGATGGAAGCCGTCTGCTACTACGCCTACCTGGCCTCGACCGAGCTGGCCGAGGAGCGCGGCCGCTACGAGTCCTACACCGGCTCGCTGTGGGACCGCGGCATCCTGCCGCAGGACTCGATCAAGCTGCTGGCGGAAGAGCGCGGCGGTTACCTGGAGCAGGACGCCAGCGAGAGCATGGACTGGAGCGTGGTGCGCAACCGCATCAAGCAGTTCGGCATGCGTAACTCGAACTGCGTGGCGATCGCCCCGACCGCGACCATCTCGAACATCATCGGCGTGTCGGCCTGCATCGAGCCGACCTTCCAGAACCTGTACGTGAAGTCGAACCTGTCGGGCGAATTCACCGAGATCAACGCCTACCTGGTGCGCGACCTGAAGGCGCGCGACCTGTGGGACGAGGTGATGATCGCCGACCTGAAGTACTTCGACGGTTCGCTGAGCAAGATCGACCGCGTGCCGCAGGACCTGCGCGACATCTACGCCACCGCGTTCGAAGTCGAGCCGAAGTGGCTGGTGGAAGCCGCCTCGCGCCGCCAGAAGTGGATCGACCAGGCCCAGTCGCTGAACATCTACATGGCCGGCGCCTCGGGCAAGAAGCTGGACGAGACCTACAAGCTGGCATGGCTGCGCGGCCTGAAGACCACCTACTACCTGCGCACGATCGCCGCGACCCACATGGAGAAGTCGACCACCCGCACCGGCGCCCTGAACGCGGTGCCGGTCTCGGGCGGCCTGTCGGCCGGCCACGCGGCTCCGGCGGGCGCTCCCGCGGCGGCGAATGCGCCGCAGGCGTCGGCTCCGGCCGCCAGCGCGGAAGTGGTGGAAGGCGCCGCCTGCTACCTGCGTCCGGGCGATGCCGGCTTCGACGAGTGCGAGGCTTGCCAGTAA
- a CDS encoding ribonucleotide-diphosphate reductase subunit beta, protein MLSWDDEPTSAPRAPQTAANPEGAPASEVAKRVNADDKRIINGQTDVNQLVPFKYKWAWDKYLAGCANHWMPQEVNMQRDIELWKNPNGLSEDERRLVKRNLGFFVTADSLAANNIVLGTYRHITAPECRQYLLRQAFEEAIHTHAYQYIVESLGLDEREIFNAYNEIESIHDKDQFLIPFIEVLTDPDFKTGTVENDQKLLKSIIVFACMMEGLFFYVGFTQILALGRQNKMTGAAEQYQYILRDESMHVNFGIDLINTIKMENPMLWTPAFRDEIKELFLKAVELEYRYAEDTMPRGVLGLNAPMFKSYLRFIANRRAVQIGLDPLFPNEENPFPWMSEMIDLKKERNFFETRVTEYQTGGTLSWD, encoded by the coding sequence ATGCTCTCTTGGGACGACGAACCGACCAGCGCCCCGCGCGCCCCGCAAACCGCAGCCAACCCGGAAGGCGCCCCCGCCTCCGAAGTGGCGAAGCGCGTCAACGCCGACGACAAGCGCATCATCAACGGCCAGACCGACGTGAACCAGCTGGTCCCGTTCAAGTACAAGTGGGCGTGGGACAAGTACCTGGCCGGCTGCGCCAACCACTGGATGCCGCAGGAAGTGAACATGCAGCGCGACATCGAGCTGTGGAAGAACCCGAACGGCCTGTCGGAAGACGAGCGCCGCCTGGTCAAGCGCAACCTGGGCTTCTTCGTCACCGCCGACTCGCTGGCCGCCAACAACATCGTGCTGGGCACCTACCGCCACATCACCGCGCCGGAATGCCGCCAGTACCTGCTGCGCCAGGCCTTCGAAGAGGCGATCCACACCCACGCCTACCAGTACATCGTCGAGTCGCTGGGCCTGGACGAGCGCGAGATCTTCAATGCCTACAACGAGATCGAATCGATCCACGACAAGGACCAGTTCCTGATTCCCTTCATCGAGGTCCTGACCGACCCGGACTTCAAGACCGGCACCGTCGAGAACGACCAGAAGCTGCTGAAGTCGATCATCGTCTTCGCCTGCATGATGGAAGGCCTGTTCTTCTACGTCGGCTTCACCCAGATCCTGGCGCTCGGCCGCCAGAACAAGATGACCGGCGCCGCCGAGCAGTACCAGTACATCCTGCGTGACGAGTCGATGCACGTGAACTTCGGCATCGACCTGATCAACACGATCAAGATGGAAAACCCGATGCTGTGGACCCCGGCTTTCCGTGACGAGATCAAGGAACTGTTCCTGAAGGCGGTCGAGCTGGAATACCGCTACGCCGAGGACACCATGCCGCGCGGCGTGCTGGGCCTGAACGCGCCGATGTTCAAGAGCTACCTGCGCTTCATCGCCAACCGCCGCGCCGTGCAGATCGGCCTGGACCCGCTGTTCCCGAACGAAGAAAACCCCTTCCCGTGGATGAGCGAGATGATCGACCTGAAGAAGGAGCGCAACTTCTTCGAGACCCGCGTGACCGAGTACCAGACCGGCGGCACCCTGAGCTGGGACTGA
- a CDS encoding helix-turn-helix domain-containing protein, with translation MSQNPHLLRRLLRAKDRMDGAPHEEWPIVRLAEVSAVSSAHFAREFKKAFGLPPHRYLLTRRIERASALLRDTDLPVTEVALRTGWNSIGTFGRIFRDITGESPGDLRLRARSVPDLGRQVPECVARGAHRPDLNIAVLEKRRREAAGTLELHSKETS, from the coding sequence ATGAGCCAGAACCCACATTTGCTGCGCCGCCTGCTGCGCGCCAAGGACCGCATGGACGGCGCCCCGCACGAGGAGTGGCCGATAGTGCGACTGGCCGAGGTCAGCGCCGTCTCGAGCGCCCACTTCGCGCGCGAATTCAAGAAGGCCTTTGGCCTGCCGCCGCACCGCTACCTGCTCACCCGCCGCATCGAGCGCGCCAGCGCGCTGTTGCGCGACACCGACCTGCCGGTCACCGAAGTCGCCCTGCGCACCGGCTGGAACAGCATCGGCACCTTCGGGCGCATCTTCCGCGACATTACCGGCGAGAGCCCGGGCGACCTGCGCCTGCGGGCGCGCTCGGTTCCCGACCTCGGCCGGCAGGTGCCCGAATGCGTGGCGCGCGGCGCCCACCGTCCCGACCTCAACATCGCAGTTTTGGAGAAGCGGCGCCGGGAGGCCGCTGGCACACTGGAGCTCCATTCAAAGGAGACATCATGA
- a CDS encoding VOC family protein: protein MISGINVVGLYVRDQDEALDFYVAKLGFKVHTDVRNGDYRWLTVQHPDQPGFQLGLFRPGPPVHDAATAQTLHAMVAKGAMPPLVLSVDDCRATYASLKERGVEFTQEPVERYGNVDAGFRDPSGNGWKMIESAARAQAQAAH from the coding sequence ATGATTTCAGGTATCAATGTCGTCGGCCTGTACGTGCGCGACCAGGACGAAGCGCTCGACTTCTACGTCGCCAAACTCGGTTTCAAGGTCCACACGGACGTGCGCAACGGCGATTACCGCTGGCTGACGGTGCAGCATCCGGACCAGCCGGGCTTCCAGCTCGGCCTGTTCCGTCCCGGCCCGCCCGTGCACGACGCCGCCACCGCCCAGACCCTGCACGCGATGGTCGCCAAGGGCGCCATGCCGCCCCTGGTGCTGTCGGTCGACGACTGCCGCGCCACTTATGCAAGCCTGAAGGAGCGCGGCGTCGAGTTCACCCAGGAGCCGGTGGAACGTTACGGCAACGTCGATGCGGGCTTTCGCGACCCTTCCGGCAACGGCTGGAAGATGATCGAGAGCGCCGCACGAGCGCAGGCGCAGGCCGCCCACTGA
- a CDS encoding DUF4256 domain-containing protein gives MNSKEHDILLDTLRARFETHMHRHESLSWTEVRERLKSKPEALRALHAMEESGGEPDVIGKDENGRIAFCDCSPETPLGRRSLCYDEAALAARKENKPQGSALGMAAAMGVELLTEEQYRALQQLGEFDLKTSSWIATPPEVRKLGGALFCDRRYGKVFTYHNGVQSYYAVRGFRAVLTV, from the coding sequence ATGAACTCGAAAGAACACGACATCCTGCTCGACACCTTACGCGCCCGCTTCGAAACGCACATGCATCGCCACGAAAGCCTTTCCTGGACCGAGGTTCGGGAGCGCCTGAAGAGCAAGCCCGAGGCCCTGCGGGCGCTTCATGCGATGGAAGAGAGTGGCGGCGAACCCGACGTGATCGGCAAGGATGAGAACGGGCGCATCGCCTTCTGCGACTGCTCCCCCGAGACTCCGCTGGGCCGGCGCAGCCTGTGCTACGACGAGGCCGCGCTGGCGGCGCGCAAGGAGAATAAGCCGCAGGGCAGCGCGCTCGGCATGGCCGCCGCAATGGGCGTCGAGCTGCTCACCGAAGAGCAGTACCGCGCCTTGCAGCAGCTGGGCGAATTCGACCTGAAGACCTCGAGCTGGATCGCGACGCCGCCCGAGGTGCGCAAGCTGGGCGGGGCGCTGTTCTGCGATCGCCGCTACGGCAAGGTGTTCACCTACCACAACGGCGTGCAGTCGTACTATGCGGTGCGGGGCTTCCGCGCGGTGCTGACCGTCTAG
- a CDS encoding NADP-dependent oxidoreductase → MTDTLNQRVLLASRPSGLPTPENFRIAHEPLPVPGEGQLLLQILYLSLDPYMRGRMDDAKSYAKPVDIGGVMEGGTVARVIASRHPDYAVGDLVLSHSGWQSHALSDGDNLRKLDPQAAPLSTALGVLGMPGFTAWAGLLQIGRPAPGQTVVVAAASGAVGSAVGQIARIKGARAVGIAGGADKCAYVREELGFDAVIDHRAPDFAARLAEACPDGVDVYFENVGGKVWDAVFPLLNDFARVPVCGLISQYNALPQAEPGPDRLALVMRDVLKKSLTVRGFIQREFLALRPAFLEEAGQWVREGRLRYREDIVEGLENAPAAFIDLLQGRNFGKLVVKLAD, encoded by the coding sequence ATGACCGACACCCTCAACCAGCGGGTCCTGCTCGCTTCCCGCCCCAGCGGTCTGCCGACGCCGGAGAATTTCCGTATCGCCCATGAGCCGCTGCCGGTTCCCGGCGAAGGCCAGCTGCTGCTGCAAATCCTCTACCTCTCGCTCGACCCCTACATGCGCGGCAGGATGGACGACGCCAAATCCTATGCCAAGCCGGTCGACATCGGCGGCGTGATGGAAGGCGGCACGGTGGCGCGCGTGATCGCCTCCAGGCATCCCGACTACGCCGTCGGCGACCTGGTGCTGTCGCACTCGGGCTGGCAAAGCCACGCGCTCTCGGACGGCGACAACCTGCGCAAGCTCGATCCGCAGGCCGCCCCGCTGAGCACCGCGCTCGGCGTGCTGGGCATGCCGGGCTTCACCGCCTGGGCCGGACTGCTGCAGATCGGCCGCCCGGCGCCGGGACAGACGGTGGTGGTGGCCGCCGCCAGCGGCGCAGTCGGCTCGGCGGTCGGACAGATCGCCCGCATCAAGGGCGCACGCGCGGTCGGCATCGCCGGCGGGGCCGACAAGTGCGCTTATGTGCGCGAGGAACTGGGCTTCGACGCCGTGATCGACCACCGCGCCCCGGACTTCGCCGCCCGGCTGGCCGAAGCCTGCCCGGACGGCGTCGACGTCTACTTCGAGAACGTGGGCGGCAAGGTGTGGGACGCCGTGTTCCCGCTGTTGAACGACTTCGCCCGCGTGCCCGTGTGCGGCCTGATCTCGCAGTACAACGCGCTCCCGCAGGCCGAACCGGGCCCGGACCGGCTGGCCCTGGTGATGCGCGACGTGCTCAAGAAAAGCCTGACCGTGCGCGGCTTCATCCAGCGCGAATTCCTGGCGCTGCGCCCGGCCTTCCTTGAAGAAGCGGGCCAGTGGGTGCGCGAGGGCCGGCTGCGCTACCGTGAAGACATCGTCGAAGGCCTGGAGAA